AGGCAATCGACAGCGCCAGGACCACGACGGGTGAATCGTTGCGCGCGGTGTAGGCATAGAAGAAGAACGCGCCGATGATCAGGAGCACGCCCCAAGTCGCCGAGAACAGCTTGCCCACGCGGAGCAGGTGATGCGGGTCCGACCGTCCCGTCAGGCCGGCGTAGAGGTCGTGCGTGGTCGACGAGGCCATCGAATTGATCGAAGAGCTGATCGTGCTCATGGCCGCGGCAAGGATCCCGGCAATCATCAGCCCCGCCAGCCCGGTCGGGAGATGCTGCACGATGAACCGCGAGAACAACTGATCGGCAGGCTGGTCGGCAGGCGCCAGGTTCGCAGACCAGATGGCAACCCCGATCAGCAGGAAGAGCAGGAACTGGGCGATGACCATGATGCCCGAGCCGACCAGTGCCTTCCTGGCGGCGCTGAGCGAACTCGAAGCCAGCAAGCGCTGGACGATGAGATGGTCGGTGCCGTGCGACGCCGCCGACAACAGCGAGCCACCGACCAGTCCCCCCAGAAAGGTGTAGGTGGCCGAGAAGTTGATCGAAAAATCGAAGAGCCGGAGCTTGCCCGCGTCGGCGGCGAGCGCCAGGGATGCCACCGGGCCACCCGCCAGAGTCCAGGCGATCCACAGCGCGGCCACGCCCCCTGCCAGATAGACCGACAGTTGCATCACGTCGGTCCAGACCACCGCTTTGAAGCCGCCAACCCAGGTATACATCAGGGAGATGACCCCGATGGCCAGGATCGATGCCGGGATGCTCCAGCCCGAGACAACAGCCATCGGAATGGCAGTCGCAAAGACCCGGACCGAGTCGCCGAGGGCGCGGGTGATCAGAAAGACCGACGAGGCCACCTGCCGGGTCCGGCGGCCAAACCGGTTCTCGATCCGCTGGTAGGCCGTGTCCTGGTCGCCTCGGAAATAGCCCGGCAGCAGCCAGGCAGCGACCAGAAACCGGCCGACGAGATAGCCAAAGGCGAGCTGCAGGAAGGTCAGATCGCCGCGGGCCCCGATGCCCGGCACCGAAATGACGGTCAGCGCCGACGTTTCAGTCGAGACGATGGACAGCAGGATGGCCCAGGTCGGCAGGTTCCTGGCGCCCAGGAAGTACTCGCCGGCGGTCGTATGGGACCTGGCAAGCCACAGGCCGATGCTGATGGTGGCCGCAAGGTAGACCAGGACGACGACGAGATCGATCGATGACACCGAGCGGGCTCCGGATTCGGGTCGGGACCGGCGTTGCGGATCGCCAAAACTAGAGCAAC
This portion of the Gemmatimonadales bacterium genome encodes:
- a CDS encoding sodium:solute symporter codes for the protein MSSIDLVVVLVYLAATISIGLWLARSHTTAGEYFLGARNLPTWAILLSIVSTETSALTVISVPGIGARGDLTFLQLAFGYLVGRFLVAAWLLPGYFRGDQDTAYQRIENRFGRRTRQVASSVFLITRALGDSVRVFATAIPMAVVSGWSIPASILAIGVISLMYTWVGGFKAVVWTDVMQLSVYLAGGVAALWIAWTLAGGPVASLALAADAGKLRLFDFSINFSATYTFLGGLVGGSLLSAASHGTDHLIVQRLLASSSLSAARKALVGSGIMVIAQFLLFLLIGVAIWSANLAPADQPADQLFSRFIVQHLPTGLAGLMIAGILAAAMSTISSSINSMASSTTHDLYAGLTGRSDPHHLLRVGKLFSATWGVLLIIGAFFFYAYTARNDSPVVVLALSIASVTYGGLLGTYILAGTSPGVQGRDVIGALIVTVGVMLMVVFAGPIGAATGSALLATLGKLAWPWYVPIGTLLTIIVGTLLSKLPHRHAAPTG